From a region of the Kwoniella mangroviensis CBS 8507 chromosome 1 map unlocalized Ctg01, whole genome shotgun sequence genome:
- a CDS encoding UV damage endonuclease UvdE → MPPRRLKVIPPEQPGSPSQISTTTITLNPAATPKHTMINALEHMPPPELLKTERDTISDSDEALTPITSEQEEEVKHAVDKAVDRNLSKRKRGAAKKDISYVEEDQDGGSDFAASESELSEVEPESPKKRTPKKKATATPKKTKVKVEEGEGEGEGEEETPKKAKKVTPKKSRIAKDEPEYDEDGNEIVKKKRKPKVYPKKVYEIPDVERKTTTFRGRLGYACLNTVLRSEKPDSIFCSRTCRIASIEEEGMELPKGLALMNVRDLKTMIQWNEDNKIRFMRLSSEMFPFASHAKYGYDLAFADEGLKEAGALAKKYGHRLTMHPGQFTQLGSPKPNVIEASIRELNYQCEIMDRMGIGAEGVMIIHMGGIFGDKESTLARFKENYTTRLSEGVKKRLVLENDEICYNVDDLFPVCEELDIPIIFDYHHDWINPSSEPPAVLIPRIAKTWEKRGIPMKQHLSEPRPGAETVMERRAHADRCKSLPDALPDDVDLMIEAKDKEQAVFELYRIYGLEEVNHDSLRPPDPNPGMHTKGRKSSLKKKQKETGDVDSEGEPINLSDIEKEGDGGVGDISVVEGHVKNAINDAGMEVDGQTPPKKGKAKGKRKSVGGDDEGDEAKGDNEQGSAKKKKTTPKKAKKNEENKENVPDADEQVESKTEDVKEEPKKQPAKRKGRQSKEKAAA, encoded by the exons ATGCCCCCCAGAAGACTGAAGGTCATACCCCCCGAACAACCAGGTTCACCATCTCAGATCagtaccaccaccatcactctCAATCCAGCAGCAACACCGAAACATACCATGATAAACGCTTTGGAACATATGCCTCCACCTGAACTCTTGAAGACCGAACGAGATACCATATCGGATTCGGATGAGGCTCTTACCCCCATTACATcagaacaggaagaggaagtaaaacATGCAGTGGACAAAGCTGTAGATCGAAATTTATCGAAGCGGAAAAGAGGTGCagcgaagaaagatatcTCGTATGTCGAGGAAGACCAGGATGGAGGATCGGATTTTGCTGCTTCTGAAAGTGAATTATCGGAAGTTGAGCCTGAATCACCTAAAAAGAGGACtccaaagaagaaagctaCAGCTACACCTAAGAAGACAAAAGtgaaggttgaagaaggggaaggagaaggggaaggggaagaagaaacaccAAAGAAAGCGAAAAAGGTAACACCGAAGAAATCGAGAATCGCAAAAGATGAGCCtgaatatgatgaagatgggaatgagattgttaagaagaaacgaaaacCAAAAGTATACCCTAAGAAAGTATATGAGATACCGGATGTGGAAAGGAAAACTACCACGTTTAGAG GTCGACTGGGATACGCTTGTCTGAATACTGTTTTAAGATCGGAAAAACCAGATAGTATATTCTGTTCGAGGACATGTAGAATAGCCagtatagaagaagaaggtatggaaTTACCGAAAGGATTAGCTTTGATGAACGTCAGAGATCTGAAGACGATGATACAGTGGAATGAAGACAATAA GATCCGATTCATGAGATTGTCCTCCGAGATGTTCCCCTTTGCATCTCATGCCAAATATGGATATGATCTGGCTTTTGCGGATGAAGGTCTGAAAGAAGCTGGAGCTCTGGCCAAGAAATATGGACATAGATTGACTATGCATCCgggacag TTCACACAACTCGGTTCTCCCAAGCCCAACGTGATTGAAGCCTCCATACGAGAACTGAACTATCAGTGCGAGATCATGGACCGGATGGGTATTGGTGCCGAAGGTGTCATGAT TATACATATGGGTGGTATCTTCGGTGATAAGGAGAGTACACTTGCTCGATTCAAGGAAAACTATACTACTAGACTAAGCGAGGGTGTCAAGAAAAGACTGGTATTGGAGAACGACGAG ATCTGCTATAATGTGGATGATCTTTTCCCTGTGTGCGAAGAATTGGATATACCTAT TATCTTCGACTAT CATCACGACTGGAttaatccatcttctgaacCACCCGCGGTCCTCATACCTAGAATAGCCAAGACGTGGGAGAAGCGAGGTATACCGATGAAACAACATCTATCAGAGCCTCGACCTGGTGCGGAGACAGTGATGGAGAGGAGAGCACATGCAGATAGGTGTAAAAGTCTACCTGATGCTCTGCCGGATGATGTagatttgatgattgaggCGAAAGATAAG GAACAAGCTGTATTTGAGTTGTACCGAATCTA TGGTCTTGAAGAAGTCAACCATGACAGTCTTCGaccacctgatcccaatCCAGGTATGCACACCAAAGGACGAAAGAGCAGTCtaaagaagaagcaaaagGAGACTGGCGATGTCGATTCTGAAGGTGAACCTATCAACCTATCCgatatagagaaagaaggtgatggcGGTGTGGGTGATATAAGTGTTGTGGAAGGACATGTCAAGAATGCGATCAATGATGCaggaatggaagtggatgggCAGACTCCACctaagaaagggaaagcgAAGGGTAAAAGAAAGAGTGTAggcggtgatgatgaaggggatgaagcGAAAGGTGATAATGAGCAAGGATCtgctaagaagaagaaaactaCCCCAAAGAAGGCTAAGAAGAATGAGGAGAACAAGGAGAACGTGCCCGACGCAGATGAGCAAGTTGAAAGTAAGACTGAGGATGTTAAAGAAGAGCCGAAGAAACAACCTGCGAAGAGAAAGGGTAGACAAAGCAAAGAAAAGGCAGCTGCGTAA
- a CDS encoding 26S protease regulatory subunit 7 gives MPPKEDWEKYEKKVGDEKEEKIVALDESDIQILKTYGQGPYSLALKKIELELKEIQKRVNEKMGVRESDTGLASANLWDVAADKQRQGQRPLQVARCQTIIKATNRQSEGQALNPQDGAGAGNPEGDKYVISIKQVAKFVVGLGEQVAPTDVEEGMRVGVDHTNYKIMIPLPPKIDPSVTMMQVEERPSITYADVGGCKEQIEKLREVVELPLLEPERFANLGIEPPKGVLLYGPPGTGKTLCARAVANRTDSTFIRVIGSELVQKYIGEGARMVRELFEMARSKKACIIFFDEVDAIGGARFDDGAGGDNEVQRTMLELINQLDGFDARGNIKVIMATNRPDTLDPALLRPGRLDRKVEFSLPDNEGRSHILKIHGKSMSVERDIRYDLIARLCPNATGAELKSVATEAGMFAIRARRKVATERDFLDAVEKVIRQGTKFSSTALYAQYN, from the exons ATGCCACCCAAAGA GGACTGGGAGAAAT ATGAGAAAAAGGTCGGGGATgaaaaagaggagaagatagTTG CTCTCGATGAATCTGATATCCAAATATTGAAGACATAT GGTCAAGGACCATATTCGTTGgcgttgaagaagattgaattAGAGTTGAAAGAAATCCAGAAACgggtgaatgagaagatgggcGTTAGGGAGTCCGATACTGGGTTGGCATCTGCGAACTTATGGGATGTAGCTGCCGATAAGCAGAGACAAGGTCAAAGGCCATTGCAAGTCGCTCGATGTCAAACCATCATTAAAGCTA CCAATCGTCAGTCAGAAGGACAAGCCTTGAATCCCCAAGATGGCGCCGGTGCTGGAAATCCCGAAGGAGACAAATATGTGATTTCGATCAAACAAGTGGCCAAATTCGTAGTCGGTTTAGGTGAACAGGTAGCTCCAACAGATGTCGAGGAGGGTATGCGAGTCGG AGTTGATCACACCAATTACAAGATCATGATCCCCTTACCACCCAAGATAGATCCTTCCGTTACCATGATGcag GTCGAAGAAAGACCATCGATCACGTATGCGGATGTCGGAGGATGTAAGGAGCAGATTGAGAAGCTTAGAGAAGTCGTGGAGCTGCCTTTACTAGAA CCTGAGAGGTTCGCCAATCTTGGTATCGAGCCACCCAAGGGTGTCCTGCTCTACGGTCCTCCCGGTACTGGTAAAACTCTCTGTGCACGAGCTGTAGCCAACAGGACGGATAGTACTTTCATTCGAG TCATTGGTTCGGAATTGGTGCAGAAATACATTGGTGAAGGTGCAAGAATGGTACGAGAGTTATTCGAGATGGCTCGATCGAAGAAAGCatgtatcatcttctttgatgaAGTCGATGCTATTGGTGGAGCGAGATTTGATGATGGGGCAGGTGGTGATAACGAGGTACAAAGGACGatgttggaattgatcaatcagttGGACGGTTTCGATGCTAGAGGAAATATCAAAGTCATCATGGCTACCAATAG ACCTGATACCCTTGATCCTGCTTTATTGAGACCTGGTAGATTGGATAGAAAAGTCGAGTTCAGTTTACCTGATAATGAAGGGCGAAGTCATATTCTGAAGATCCATGGAAAGAG tatgagtGTCGAACGAGACATCCGATATGACCTCATCGCACGATTATGTCCCAATGCCACTGGTGCCGAGTTGAAATCTGTTGCTACCGAGGCAGGAATGTTCGCTATTCGAGCACGAAGAAAGGTAGCTACCGAAAGAGATTTCCTCGATGCCGTCGAGAAGGTCATCAGGCAAGGTACCAAATTCTCAAGTACCGCATTATATGCTCAGTACAACTAG